One segment of Pseudodesulfovibrio sp. 5S69 DNA contains the following:
- a CDS encoding zinc dependent phospholipase C family protein translates to MKLVLILACLFVALLPDQALAWGPGVHLALGNAVLSNLGCLPPLLAAIISRYREAFLYGSLSADIFIGKGTRIKPGHSHNWVTGFKLLKSAGDPRVAAYAYGYLTHLTADVVAHNYFVPNALAAMKSGSNLSHVYVEAQADRRFRNEQETALALLRMPNRDQDDSLLLAMDRHRLPFLVKKQLLKGSLSVTGRKSWTGSLRLAERLLHSSQVNRQLDDMFSLSENLVFDFLNGPDLSPAVSFDPIGSGHLRLVREMRLERRTVAPFSPDKSLLSVPRPAVDGADAPLAEVGG, encoded by the coding sequence ATGAAGCTCGTTCTGATCCTTGCCTGCCTTTTCGTGGCGCTCCTGCCCGACCAGGCCCTCGCCTGGGGGCCGGGCGTACACTTGGCCTTGGGCAATGCCGTGCTGTCCAATCTCGGCTGCCTGCCGCCGCTTTTGGCCGCAATCATCTCGCGTTACCGCGAGGCCTTCCTCTACGGCTCCCTGTCCGCCGACATCTTCATCGGCAAGGGCACCCGCATCAAGCCCGGCCACAGCCACAACTGGGTGACCGGCTTCAAGCTGCTCAAGTCCGCCGGCGACCCCCGCGTCGCGGCCTATGCCTACGGCTACCTGACCCACCTGACCGCCGACGTGGTCGCCCACAACTATTTCGTTCCCAACGCCCTGGCCGCCATGAAATCCGGCTCCAACCTCTCCCACGTCTATGTGGAGGCCCAGGCCGACCGCCGCTTCCGCAACGAGCAGGAGACCGCCCTGGCCCTGCTGCGCATGCCCAACCGCGACCAGGACGACAGTCTGCTCCTGGCCATGGACCGCCACCGCCTGCCTTTCCTGGTCAAGAAACAACTGCTCAAGGGCAGCCTCTCCGTGACCGGACGCAAATCCTGGACCGGCTCCCTGCGGCTGGCCGAACGGCTGCTCCACTCCTCGCAGGTCAACCGCCAGCTCGACGACATGTTCTCCCTGTCCGAAAACCTGGTCTTCGATTTCCTGAATGGCCCGGACCTCTCCCCGGCCGTGTCCTTCGACCCCATCGGCAGCGGCCATCTCCGCCTGGTGCGCGAAATGCGCCTGGAACGGCGGACCGTTGCCCCGTTCTCCCCGGACAAGTCCCTGCTGTCCGTCCCGCGCCCGGCCGTGGACGGGGCCGACGCCCCGTTGGCCGAGGTCGGGGGCTGA
- a CDS encoding cupin domain-containing protein: MQLFSLFDTGAVTVDGAAKSAADLPWHQHPTFAGVALKHLLTGAETDGAFSAHLVRLEPGAEIGDHVHETSWELHEVASGSGECLLEGQAIPYEPGRVAVMPLKAAHRVKAGRDGLCLLAKFVPALL, from the coding sequence ATGCAACTCTTTTCCCTGTTCGATACCGGGGCCGTGACCGTGGACGGCGCGGCCAAATCCGCCGCGGACCTGCCGTGGCACCAGCACCCGACCTTTGCCGGAGTGGCCCTCAAGCACCTGCTCACCGGGGCCGAGACCGACGGCGCGTTCAGCGCCCACCTGGTCCGGCTCGAACCCGGCGCGGAAATCGGCGACCATGTCCACGAAACCAGCTGGGAGCTGCACGAGGTGGCCTCGGGCAGTGGGGAGTGCCTGCTCGAAGGGCAGGCCATTCCCTATGAACCGGGACGGGTCGCGGTCATGCCGCTGAAGGCCGCGCACCGGGTAAAGGCCGGACGGGACGGGCTCTGCCTGCTGGCCAAGTTCGTGCCCGCCCTGCTCTGA
- a CDS encoding HD-GYP domain-containing protein: MLKGREELLRIIRTISSGGPADGIEALTGPEYDPEIQELAEAVALMLAKIEAREDRLEQLLAKIRSDTVNTITAVAHALGARDAYTEGHGERVGVYARRLAQRLELPAAEVERIRVAGTLHDIGKIGFSDRIFSSEDTPLTKEMVDEIHRHPEWGRDILKNLDFLGPALEYVYAHHELMDGSGYPRGLKGEDIPLGARILCVADYFDAMTTDRPYQRGRSVEEAFTILRSLAGSSLDPDLVETFIVEVEENGTAERP, translated from the coding sequence ATGCTCAAAGGCCGGGAGGAATTGCTGCGGATCATCCGGACCATCTCGTCCGGCGGACCGGCCGACGGCATCGAGGCCCTGACCGGGCCGGAGTACGACCCGGAAATCCAGGAGCTGGCCGAGGCCGTGGCCCTGATGCTGGCCAAGATCGAGGCGAGAGAGGACCGGCTGGAACAGCTCCTGGCCAAGATCCGCAGCGACACGGTCAACACCATCACGGCGGTGGCCCACGCCCTGGGCGCGCGCGACGCCTACACCGAGGGCCATGGCGAGCGCGTGGGGGTCTACGCCCGGCGGCTGGCCCAGCGGCTGGAGCTGCCCGCGGCCGAGGTGGAGCGCATCCGCGTTGCCGGGACCCTGCACGACATCGGCAAGATCGGCTTTTCCGACCGCATCTTCTCCAGCGAGGACACGCCCCTGACCAAGGAGATGGTCGACGAGATCCACCGCCACCCGGAATGGGGGCGCGACATCCTCAAGAACCTCGATTTCCTGGGCCCGGCCCTGGAATACGTCTACGCCCACCACGAGCTCATGGACGGCTCGGGCTACCCGCGCGGGCTCAAAGGCGAGGACATCCCGCTGGGCGCGCGCATCCTGTGCGTGGCCGACTACTTCGACGCCATGACCACGGACCGGCCCTACCAGCGGGGCCGCTCGGTGGAAGAGGCCTTCACCATCCTGCGCAGCCTGGCCGGATCGTCCCTGGACCCGGACCTGGTCGAGACCTTCATCGTCGAGGTCGAGGAGAACGGCACGGCGGAGCGGCCGTGA
- a CDS encoding hydantoinase/oxoprolinase family protein, protein MLLGIDVGGTHTDAVAIDIGDAPAVAASCKVPTRHHDLLSSVTEALTTILGQVDKSAVTQLNLSTTLSTNAIVQNKTEDVGVIVSAGPGIDPHNFMPCKDFHVIDGSIDHRGNEVRALSTRQLAEAVDACRGNGVRVFAAVSKFSTRNPRHENLIRRTVCNCKSVDVCEHADFVTLGHQLGGALNFPRRVATAYFNCAVWRLYNEFATAVEEALDEMGLGHVKVNILKADGGTMPLPQSRTLPVQSIFSGPAASVMGIIALTDIFHDSVILDIGGTTTDIAVFADGAPLIEREGIDIGSHPTLVSALKVHSIGIGGDSAISVVGPEVRVGPNRLGPSVCLGGERVTLTDALNYVGACKVGDVAASRKAVDAYAAARTLTGEKLAQGAVAYAAQAIQDATRALVEEINSKPVYTIHELLEGKKIVPKKVYLMGGPAEAMREELFQRFQLSTEVPANFDVANAIGAALTRTTWELELFADTQRHVLFIPTLSYRENVPSGYDLDDAKRDAVNQLTMQLDSMGVFLKAEDAQITHASSFNMVEGYDRVGRNIRVKCQVRPGVIKTFGEGR, encoded by the coding sequence ATGCTACTAGGAATCGACGTGGGCGGCACCCACACGGACGCGGTCGCCATCGACATCGGGGACGCTCCCGCCGTGGCCGCCTCCTGCAAGGTGCCCACCCGGCATCACGACCTGCTCTCCTCGGTCACCGAGGCCCTGACCACCATCCTCGGCCAGGTCGACAAGAGCGCGGTCACCCAGCTCAACCTGTCCACCACCCTGTCCACCAACGCCATCGTCCAGAACAAGACCGAGGACGTGGGCGTCATCGTCTCGGCCGGACCGGGCATCGACCCGCACAATTTCATGCCCTGCAAGGACTTCCACGTCATCGACGGGTCCATCGACCACCGGGGCAACGAGGTCCGCGCGCTGTCCACCCGCCAACTGGCCGAGGCCGTGGACGCCTGCCGCGGCAACGGCGTACGCGTCTTCGCCGCGGTCTCCAAGTTTTCCACCCGCAACCCGCGCCACGAGAACCTCATCCGGCGCACGGTCTGCAACTGCAAGTCCGTGGACGTCTGCGAACACGCCGACTTCGTCACCCTGGGCCACCAGCTCGGCGGGGCGCTCAACTTCCCGCGCCGGGTGGCCACGGCCTACTTCAACTGCGCGGTCTGGCGGCTGTACAACGAGTTCGCCACCGCCGTGGAAGAGGCCCTGGACGAGATGGGACTGGGCCACGTCAAGGTCAACATCCTCAAGGCCGACGGCGGGACCATGCCCCTGCCTCAGTCCCGGACCCTGCCCGTGCAGTCCATCTTCTCCGGCCCGGCCGCCTCGGTCATGGGCATCATCGCCCTGACCGACATCTTCCACGACTCGGTCATCCTGGACATCGGCGGGACCACCACCGATATCGCGGTCTTCGCCGACGGCGCGCCGCTCATCGAGCGCGAGGGCATCGACATCGGCTCGCATCCCACCCTGGTCTCGGCGCTCAAGGTCCACTCCATCGGCATCGGCGGCGATTCGGCCATCTCCGTGGTCGGCCCCGAGGTCCGCGTCGGCCCCAACCGGCTCGGCCCGTCCGTCTGCCTGGGCGGGGAGCGCGTCACCCTGACCGACGCCCTGAACTATGTCGGGGCCTGTAAGGTCGGCGACGTGGCGGCCTCCCGCAAGGCCGTGGACGCCTACGCCGCGGCCCGCACCCTGACCGGCGAAAAGCTGGCCCAGGGCGCGGTGGCCTATGCGGCCCAGGCCATCCAGGACGCCACCCGCGCCCTGGTGGAGGAGATCAACTCCAAACCGGTCTACACCATCCACGAGCTGCTCGAAGGCAAGAAGATCGTGCCCAAGAAGGTCTACCTCATGGGCGGTCCGGCCGAGGCCATGCGGGAGGAGCTCTTTCAGCGCTTCCAACTGTCCACCGAGGTGCCCGCCAATTTCGACGTGGCCAACGCCATCGGCGCGGCCCTGACCCGGACCACCTGGGAGCTCGAACTGTTCGCCGACACCCAGCGCCACGTCCTGTTCATCCCGACCCTGTCCTACCGCGAAAACGTTCCGTCCGGGTACGACCTGGACGACGCCAAACGGGACGCCGTCAACCAACTGACCATGCAGCTCGACTCCATGGGCGTGTTTCTCAAGGCCGAGGACGCCCAGATCACCCACGCGTCGAGCTTCAACATGGTCGAGGGATACGACCGCGTGGGCCGGAACATCCGCGTCAAATGCCAGGTGCGGCCCGGCGTAATCAAGACCTTCGGGGAGGGGCGCTAA
- a CDS encoding histone deacetylase family protein: MLKSKNTLGIIFFPAFDWAISPTHPERQERLLYTQDQLREEGLFDIEGISEYKPDVASVEDVERVHFCFPDVPSVATRSHLISAGGAMKAGDLVMEGKTDRAFAMVRPPGHHAMKVVHGSRGFCTINIEAIMIEHIREQYGHKRIAIVDTDCHHGDGTQDIYWHDPDTLFISLHQDGRTLYPGTGFPRDLGGPNAMGRTLNIPLPPNTSDEGFLMAVERIVLPILADFKPDLVINSAGQDNHFSDPITNMNFSAGGYAAMNDMLKPDIAVLEGGYSIQGALPYVNLGICLAMAGVDYSHVREPNYNAERIRQDARTTEYITELCKQLPALYFDPPEFVSRDDSRQGIISGDKFVRHKQIYYDTDGINEVQQESVTLCKQCRGLYKVETRADSGPLCLGVEIPVDACPECRAKGYQTVEDAQIKGTYRYIQLINRLDKEYVRYGF; this comes from the coding sequence ATGCTCAAATCCAAGAACACCCTCGGCATCATTTTTTTCCCGGCCTTTGACTGGGCCATCTCGCCCACCCACCCCGAGCGGCAGGAACGGCTCCTCTACACCCAGGACCAACTGCGCGAGGAGGGGTTGTTCGACATCGAAGGCATCAGTGAGTACAAGCCCGACGTGGCCTCGGTGGAGGACGTGGAACGCGTCCATTTCTGCTTCCCGGACGTGCCCTCCGTGGCCACCCGCTCGCACCTCATCTCGGCCGGCGGCGCCATGAAGGCGGGCGACCTGGTCATGGAAGGGAAGACCGACCGCGCCTTCGCCATGGTCCGGCCCCCCGGGCACCATGCCATGAAGGTGGTCCACGGCTCGCGCGGCTTCTGCACCATCAATATCGAAGCGATCATGATCGAGCATATCCGGGAGCAGTACGGGCACAAGCGCATTGCCATCGTGGACACCGACTGCCACCACGGCGACGGCACCCAGGACATCTACTGGCACGACCCGGACACCCTGTTCATCTCCCTGCACCAGGACGGCCGGACCCTGTATCCCGGCACCGGCTTCCCCCGCGACCTGGGCGGACCGAACGCCATGGGCCGGACCCTGAACATCCCGCTGCCGCCCAATACCTCGGACGAAGGGTTTCTCATGGCCGTGGAGCGCATCGTCCTGCCCATCCTCGCGGATTTCAAGCCGGACCTGGTCATCAACTCCGCCGGGCAGGACAACCACTTCTCCGACCCGATCACCAACATGAACTTCTCGGCCGGGGGCTACGCGGCCATGAACGACATGCTCAAGCCGGACATCGCCGTGCTCGAGGGCGGCTACTCCATCCAGGGCGCGCTGCCCTACGTCAACCTCGGCATCTGCCTGGCCATGGCCGGCGTGGACTACTCCCACGTGCGCGAGCCCAATTACAACGCGGAGCGCATCCGCCAGGACGCCCGGACCACCGAGTACATCACGGAGCTCTGCAAACAACTCCCGGCCCTGTATTTCGATCCGCCCGAGTTCGTGTCCAGGGACGACAGCCGCCAGGGGATCATCTCCGGCGACAAGTTCGTCCGCCACAAGCAGATTTACTACGATACCGACGGGATCAACGAGGTCCAGCAGGAGTCCGTGACCCTGTGCAAGCAGTGCCGGGGACTCTACAAGGTCGAAACCCGCGCCGACTCCGGGCCGTTGTGCCTCGGCGTGGAAATACCGGTGGACGCCTGCCCCGAATGCCGCGCCAAGGGCTACCAGACCGTGGAGGACGCCCAGATCAAGGGCACCTACCGCTACATTCAGCTCATCAACCGGCTGGACAAGGAGTACGTCCGCTACGGATTCTAG
- the sppA gene encoding signal peptide peptidase SppA yields the protein MAGTKDRFSQRHPLLFGVLMIILAMALITGVMAFFRSMGWTPGSFALSGDKIGVVHVDGMIVDASRVVGFIRTLEEDDAVKGVLLRVNSPGGAIAPSQEIYAAVKKLNEAKPVIASYGTVAASGGYYSSCPARLIYANPGSITASIGVMAEFVTVADAMEKFGIRPEVLTTGKYKAAGTPLRNLTDAQREQMLDLMQDLHDQFVDDVAEARGMNRARVAAIADGRAVTGRQAVSLGLIDRIGTQADAIDELKKETGITGRARLVEGPVEERTFVQELMGSLKLDLSSSLSQGWSFFYK from the coding sequence ATGGCAGGGACCAAAGACCGTTTCTCCCAGCGCCACCCCCTTCTGTTCGGGGTGTTGATGATCATATTGGCCATGGCCCTCATTACGGGGGTCATGGCCTTTTTCCGTTCCATGGGCTGGACGCCCGGCTCCTTCGCCCTGTCCGGCGACAAGATCGGCGTCGTCCATGTGGACGGCATGATCGTGGACGCCTCCAGGGTGGTCGGGTTCATCCGCACCCTGGAAGAGGACGACGCGGTCAAGGGCGTGCTGCTGCGGGTCAACTCCCCGGGCGGGGCCATCGCCCCCTCGCAGGAAATCTACGCCGCCGTCAAAAAGCTCAACGAGGCCAAGCCGGTCATCGCGTCCTACGGTACGGTGGCCGCGTCCGGCGGCTACTATTCCTCGTGTCCGGCGAGGCTCATCTACGCCAATCCGGGGTCCATCACCGCGTCCATCGGCGTCATGGCCGAGTTCGTCACCGTGGCCGACGCCATGGAGAAGTTCGGCATCAGGCCCGAGGTGCTGACCACCGGCAAGTACAAGGCCGCGGGTACGCCCCTGCGCAACCTGACCGACGCCCAGCGCGAACAGATGCTCGACCTCATGCAGGACCTCCACGACCAGTTCGTGGACGACGTGGCCGAGGCGCGGGGCATGAACCGCGCCCGGGTGGCCGCCATCGCCGACGGCCGCGCCGTGACCGGCCGCCAGGCCGTGTCCCTCGGGCTGATCGACCGCATCGGCACCCAGGCCGACGCCATCGACGAGCTCAAGAAGGAGACCGGCATCACGGGCCGCGCCCGGCTGGTCGAAGGGCCCGTCGAAGAGCGCACCTTCGTCCAGGAGCTCATGGGGTCCCTCAAGCTCGATCTCTCCTCCAGCCTCTCACAGGGCTGGTCCTTCTTCTATAAATAG
- a CDS encoding NmrA family NAD(P)-binding protein: MSRIFIAGAAGNIGSALIDTLPDKAEIVAGVHSPEKVEAVSAGGVEARAFDFEDKDSMVAAMAGCDRLFLVVPMTEKMTRYGRLAVDAAKEAGIGYIVRSSGYGASADAHWRLGRESGMIDQFVEDSKIPFTVLRPNTFMQNFSTIFAASIKAGVIALPEEDYKVSYIDVRDIAACAARLLHDNEGYTDSVYALTGPHALTLADVAETIGAAAGIEVRYTPIEEEAFIEGLDRAGVPEWNRNMLVSLSRVVKLGMMGNVTQAVEYLTDTPARSLAEFAADHADAWR; encoded by the coding sequence ATGAGCAGAATTTTCATAGCGGGCGCGGCCGGAAACATCGGCTCGGCCCTGATCGATACACTGCCCGACAAGGCGGAAATCGTGGCCGGGGTGCACTCCCCGGAAAAGGTCGAGGCCGTCTCGGCCGGGGGTGTGGAGGCGCGGGCCTTCGACTTCGAGGACAAGGACTCCATGGTCGCGGCCATGGCCGGATGCGACCGCCTGTTCCTGGTCGTGCCCATGACTGAGAAAATGACCCGGTACGGACGGCTGGCCGTGGACGCGGCCAAGGAAGCGGGCATCGGATACATCGTCCGGTCCAGCGGCTACGGCGCGTCCGCGGATGCCCATTGGCGCCTGGGGCGCGAGAGCGGCATGATCGACCAGTTCGTGGAGGACTCCAAGATTCCGTTCACCGTGCTGCGGCCCAACACCTTCATGCAGAATTTCAGCACCATCTTCGCGGCCTCGATCAAGGCCGGGGTCATCGCCCTGCCCGAGGAGGACTACAAGGTCAGCTACATCGACGTACGCGACATCGCGGCCTGCGCGGCCCGGCTGCTCCACGACAACGAGGGGTATACGGACAGCGTCTACGCCCTGACCGGGCCCCATGCGCTGACCCTTGCGGACGTGGCCGAGACCATCGGGGCGGCCGCCGGGATCGAGGTGCGCTACACCCCCATCGAGGAAGAGGCGTTCATCGAGGGCCTGGACCGGGCGGGTGTGCCCGAGTGGAACCGGAACATGCTGGTTTCCCTGAGCCGGGTGGTCAAGCTCGGGATGATGGGCAACGTCACCCAGGCCGTGGAATACCTGACGGACACCCCGGCGCGGTCCTTGGCCGAGTTCGCGGCCGACCACGCGGACGCCTGGAGGTAG
- a CDS encoding AraC family transcriptional regulator, which produces MADHVTEYREIPGLEGVGVVRHAGAAPVGARHAHQSVCAVAILSGMRAMETAGGRWEAGAGQVLAVPAGLSHLCLDAGKIEYVVVSLAPACFASAGLPPRLPADRPVVVDDPARFGDVLRLADMAGRAASNLERQAALLAVMEPLCRDGEFPVDSDDPAEPDRIAAVRRHLEAACAEDVRLEDLAGLAGCSPCRLNRLFARTVGMPPHEYQVLQRVRLVKACIRRGLGLAESAAEAGFSDQSHMTRCFRKVMGMTPGVFAAGIFAAKNG; this is translated from the coding sequence ATGGCCGATCACGTCACCGAATACCGCGAGATCCCCGGTCTGGAGGGCGTCGGCGTGGTCCGTCACGCGGGCGCCGCGCCCGTCGGGGCGCGCCACGCCCACCAGTCCGTGTGCGCGGTCGCGATCCTGTCCGGGATGCGGGCCATGGAAACGGCGGGCGGCCGCTGGGAGGCCGGTGCCGGGCAGGTCCTGGCGGTCCCGGCCGGACTGTCCCACCTCTGCCTGGACGCCGGGAAGATCGAGTACGTCGTGGTCAGCCTGGCCCCGGCCTGTTTCGCCTCGGCCGGGCTGCCCCCGCGCCTTCCGGCGGACCGGCCGGTGGTCGTGGACGACCCCGCCCGGTTCGGGGATGTGCTCCGGCTGGCCGACATGGCCGGGCGCGCGGCCTCGAACCTGGAGCGGCAGGCAGCCCTGCTCGCGGTCATGGAACCTCTGTGCCGGGACGGGGAATTCCCCGTTGATTCCGACGACCCCGCCGAGCCAGACCGGATCGCGGCGGTCCGCCGCCACCTGGAGGCGGCCTGTGCCGAGGACGTGCGTCTCGAAGACCTGGCCGGACTGGCCGGGTGCAGCCCGTGCAGGTTGAACCGGCTCTTTGCCCGGACCGTGGGCATGCCGCCACACGAGTATCAGGTCCTGCAACGGGTCCGGCTGGTCAAGGCGTGCATTCGCCGAGGGCTGGGACTGGCCGAAAGCGCGGCCGAGGCCGGGTTTTCGGACCAGAGCCACATGACCCGCTGTTTCCGCAAGGTCATGGGCATGACGCCGGGGGTCTTCGCCGCCGGGATCTTTGCCGCGAAAAACGGCTGA
- a CDS encoding PAS domain S-box protein, with protein MAVSMLKRIIYLIPPVIGLMVAVMVYVGYRAVQDNYAQTVRARVVQALNEGKSDLDSAIGSGVHLVSAMEAFLKVNPDLSQAQFAVLADALLVNMPAVRSLQLAKDDIVSHAYPSWSAEKSFGRKLTRIGPMAVRGLYNRAKSTGRRQTLTPVQHALEAEEIVILAPVFLPGKALPESYWGMISVHLDATALFRATGIGKTGGVLLALREAHPLDNGDAQLAGDPVVFDMDPLVRSVHVPSGVWLLAAAPSGGWTDSPYRNYILGFGLLAVVFIPASLWAVTAIVMGRLKDRERYYQLVHSAKSIIMRINMDGDIVFCNEYAEDFYGYGPGELLGKPLVGTLVPRRTLEGRSMRRYLDRLLMNPTAHPFNETMNVRRNGEIVWVAWANDSVRAKDGTSIGLLCVGTDITDRKLMEEALRQREKQYRLLAENVTDIIWGLDADYRFTYVSPSDEAVRGFKRADVLGRHIQDFLTPASRTRFKDILGVLDDLTESQDHLASATEDFEFTCADGASVWLESRLGILFSEEGERIGLQGVSRDISDRKLAEALREDVERMARHDLKTPLGAVIGLPDEIRRRGNLDSAQETMLATIEHAGASMLELINRSLDLYKMECGTYVLARTSVDVLDVLEQIKAEALPHISEKGISVGIEVLDGEVNGTLPVSVDAELFRSMLCNLVLNALEASPESASVSIVLEKRDGLAITIRNQGEVPLSVRETFFDKYSTSSPARGSGLGTYSARLIARTHGGDIRVVTTNPGETSVIVTLP; from the coding sequence ATGGCTGTTTCCATGCTCAAGCGCATCATCTACCTGATCCCCCCGGTCATCGGCCTCATGGTCGCCGTGATGGTCTACGTCGGCTATCGCGCGGTTCAGGACAACTACGCCCAGACGGTCCGCGCCAGGGTGGTCCAGGCCCTCAACGAGGGCAAGAGCGACCTGGATTCGGCTATCGGCTCGGGCGTCCACCTGGTCAGCGCCATGGAGGCCTTCCTCAAGGTCAACCCGGACCTGAGTCAGGCCCAGTTCGCGGTCCTGGCCGACGCCCTGCTGGTGAACATGCCCGCGGTGCGCTCCTTGCAACTGGCCAAAGACGACATCGTGTCCCACGCCTATCCCTCCTGGAGCGCGGAAAAATCCTTCGGACGCAAGCTGACCCGAATCGGGCCCATGGCCGTGCGCGGCCTGTACAACCGGGCCAAGTCCACTGGGCGGCGGCAGACCCTGACGCCGGTCCAGCACGCCCTCGAGGCCGAGGAAATCGTCATCCTGGCCCCGGTCTTCCTGCCCGGCAAGGCCCTCCCGGAAAGTTACTGGGGCATGATCAGCGTTCACCTCGACGCCACGGCCCTGTTCCGCGCGACGGGCATCGGCAAGACGGGCGGCGTCCTCCTCGCCCTGCGCGAAGCGCATCCCCTGGACAACGGGGACGCCCAACTCGCGGGCGACCCCGTGGTCTTCGACATGGACCCGCTGGTGCGCAGCGTCCACGTCCCGTCGGGCGTCTGGCTTCTGGCCGCGGCGCCGAGCGGCGGCTGGACCGATTCGCCCTACCGCAATTACATCCTCGGCTTCGGCCTCCTGGCCGTCGTGTTCATCCCAGCCTCCCTGTGGGCCGTGACCGCCATCGTCATGGGCCGCCTCAAGGATCGCGAGCGTTACTATCAGCTCGTGCACAGTGCCAAGTCCATCATCATGCGCATCAACATGGACGGCGACATCGTCTTCTGCAACGAATACGCCGAGGACTTCTACGGGTACGGACCCGGCGAACTGTTGGGCAAGCCCCTGGTCGGCACCCTGGTCCCGCGCAGGACCCTTGAGGGCCGCTCCATGCGCCGCTACCTCGACCGGCTGCTCATGAACCCCACGGCCCATCCGTTCAACGAGACCATGAACGTGCGCCGGAACGGCGAGATCGTCTGGGTGGCCTGGGCCAACGACTCGGTGCGCGCCAAGGACGGAACCAGCATCGGCCTGCTCTGCGTGGGCACGGACATCACCGACCGCAAGCTCATGGAGGAGGCCCTGCGCCAACGCGAAAAGCAGTACCGACTGCTGGCCGAAAACGTGACCGACATCATCTGGGGGCTGGACGCGGACTACCGCTTCACCTACGTCAGCCCCTCGGACGAGGCCGTGCGCGGCTTCAAACGCGCCGATGTCCTGGGACGGCACATCCAGGACTTCCTCACCCCCGCCTCAAGGACCCGGTTCAAGGACATCCTCGGCGTACTTGACGACCTGACGGAGAGCCAGGACCATCTCGCCTCGGCGACCGAAGACTTCGAGTTCACCTGCGCGGACGGCGCATCGGTCTGGCTCGAATCCCGCCTCGGCATCCTCTTCTCCGAGGAGGGCGAACGCATCGGCCTGCAGGGCGTCAGCCGCGACATCTCCGACCGCAAGCTGGCCGAGGCCCTGCGCGAGGACGTGGAGCGCATGGCCCGCCACGATCTCAAGACCCCGCTCGGCGCGGTCATCGGCCTGCCCGACGAAATCCGACGCCGCGGCAACCTGGACAGTGCCCAGGAGACCATGCTCGCGACCATCGAACACGCGGGCGCCTCCATGCTGGAACTGATCAACCGCTCGCTGGATCTCTACAAGATGGAGTGCGGCACCTACGTCCTGGCCCGAACCTCCGTGGACGTCCTCGACGTCCTGGAACAGATCAAGGCGGAAGCCCTGCCGCACATCAGCGAAAAGGGAATCAGCGTGGGCATTGAGGTCCTGGACGGCGAAGTGAACGGGACCCTGCCCGTGTCCGTCGACGCCGAGCTCTTCCGCTCCATGCTCTGCAACCTCGTCCTCAACGCGCTGGAGGCTTCCCCGGAGTCCGCGTCCGTGTCCATCGTCCTCGAAAAACGCGACGGGCTGGCCATCACCATCCGCAACCAGGGCGAAGTCCCCCTGTCCGTGCGCGAGACCTTCTTCGACAAGTACTCCACTTCCAGCCCGGCACGGGGCTCGGGCCTGGGCACCTACTCCGCCCGCCTCATCGCCCGCACCCACGGCGGCGACATCAGGGTCGTGACCACCAATCCGGGCGAGACCAGCGTAATCGTGACCCTGCCCTGA
- a CDS encoding GrpB family protein — protein sequence MTETLDQKIERVLKDRIELVPPDPAWPGLFAEEKARLLNTLPEGLIVRVEHYGSTAVPGIWAKPVVDVLVEVADLERARDEAAPILEAQGCDYFWRPQPEGSTPPHYPWFIRRGPGGERTHHIHMTVADSTLWAGLVFRDYLRAHPDAAAEYERLKRRLIADHPGDRVAYTLGKIDFVREIAARAAGS from the coding sequence GTGACCGAGACCCTGGATCAGAAGATCGAGCGCGTCCTCAAGGACCGCATCGAGCTGGTCCCGCCCGATCCGGCCTGGCCCGGCCTGTTCGCGGAGGAGAAGGCGCGCCTGCTCAACACCCTGCCCGAGGGGCTGATCGTGCGCGTCGAGCACTACGGCAGCACCGCCGTCCCCGGCATCTGGGCCAAGCCGGTGGTGGACGTGCTCGTGGAGGTCGCGGACCTGGAGCGGGCCCGGGACGAGGCCGCACCCATCCTGGAGGCGCAGGGCTGCGACTATTTCTGGCGGCCCCAGCCCGAGGGATCGACCCCGCCGCACTATCCCTGGTTCATCCGGCGCGGGCCGGGTGGCGAGCGCACCCACCACATCCACATGACCGTGGCCGATTCCACCCTGTGGGCCGGGCTGGTCTTCCGCGACTACCTGCGGGCCCACCCGGACGCGGCGGCGGAGTACGAGCGGCTCAAGCGGCGGTTGATCGCCGACCATCCGGGAGACCGGGTGGCGTATACTCTGGGCAAGATCGACTTCGTGCGCGAGATAGCGGCCCGTGCCGCCGGAAGCTGA